One Gambusia affinis linkage group LG15, SWU_Gaff_1.0, whole genome shotgun sequence genomic window carries:
- the LOC122845325 gene encoding basic proline-rich protein-like, which produces MNSARPPPVLRPPSARPPSSLHPPSARPPPVLRPSSALPLPVLHPPSARPPPVLRSSRPPPSLRLPPPVLRPPSALPPPSLPPPSARPPPVLRPPSARPPSSLRPSSARPPLVLRPSSALPPPVLRPSSALPLPVLHPPSTLPPPVLRLSSACPPPVLRLSSACPPPVLRPPSARPPILPSTSLLRPSSARPPPVLRPPSVLPPPVLRLSSILPPPSLRPPSARPPPVLCLSSARPPSSLRPPSARPPPPLSILPPPSLRPSSACPPSTLHLPPPSLRLLLPSSAHPPRPPPSSALPPPSSVLPPPSLRPPSTLPPPVLRLSSACPPPVLRLSSACPPPVLCPPSVLPPPSLRLSSACPPSSLHPPSALPPPVLRPPSVLPPPVLCLSSVLPPPSLRPSSALPPSSLLCPPPSSRPPPSLRPLCPPSSALPPPVPPSSILPPTSLRPPSARPPPVLCPSSARPPPVLLPPSSLPPPVLRPPSARPPPILRPSSARPPPILHPPSTLPPPSSALPPPVPLPSPPPSSILPLSSLRPSSAHPPSSLHPPSVLPPPSLLPPSALPPPVLRLSSILPPPSLRPSSACPPSSLHPHSAHPPPSLPPVLLLPPPSVLRPSSAHPPSSLHPPSASSSALRLPLPSSLPSLRPSSALPPSSLRPSSACPPPVLCLSSILPPPRYASLSP; this is translated from the exons ATGAACTCCGCCCGTCCTCCGCCCGTCCTCCGCCCTCCCTCTGCCCGtcctccatcctccctccacCCTCCCTCCGCCCGTCCTCCGCCCGTCCTCCGCCCGTCCTCCGCCCTCCCTCTGCCCGTCCTCCATCCTCCCTCCGCCCGTCCTCCGCCCGTCCTCCGCTCCTCCCGTCCTCCGCCCTCCCTCCGCCTCCCTCCGCCCGTCCTCCGCCCTCCCTCTGCCCTTcctcccccctccctcccccctcccTCCGCCCGTCCTCCGCCCGTCCTCCGCCCTCCCTCCGCCCgtcctccctcctccctccgCCCGTCCTCCGCCCGTCCTCCGCTCGTCCTCCGCCCGTCCTCCGCCCTCCCTCCGCCCGTCCTCCGCCCGTCCTCCGCCCTCCCTCTGCCCGtcctccatcctccctccacCCTCCCTCCGCCCGTCCTCCGCCTGTCCTCTGCCTGTCCTCCGCCCGTCCTCCGCCTGTCCTCTGCCTGTCCTCCGCCCGTCCTCCGTCCTCCCTCTGCCCGTCCTCCCATCCTCCCCTCCACCTCCCTCCTCCGCCCGTCCTCTGCCCGTCCTCCGCCCGTCCTCCGCCCTCCCTCCGTCCTCCCTCCGCCCGTCCTCCGCCTGTCCTCCATCCTCCCTCCGCCCTCCCTCCGCCCTCCCTCCGCCCGTCCTCCGCCTGTCCTCTGCCTGTCCTCCGCCCGTCCTCCATCCTCCCTCCGCCCTCCCTCCGCCCGTCCTCC CCCTCCCCTGTCCATCCTCCCTCCGCCCTCCCTCCGCCCGTCCTCCGCCTGTCCTCCATCCACCCTCCACCTCCCTCCACCctccctccgcctcctcctcccgTCCTCCGCCCATCCTCCCCGTCCTCCTCCGTCCTCTGCCCTCCCTCCGCCGTCCTCCGTCCTCCCTCCGCCCTCCCTCCGTCCTCCCTCCACCCTCCCTCCGCCCGTCCTCCGCCTGTCCTCTGCCTGTCCTCCGCCCGTCCTCCGCCTGTCCTCTGCCTGTCCTCCGCCCGTCCTCTGCCCTCCCTCTGTCCTCCCTCCGCCCTCCCTCCGCCTGTCCTCTGCCTGtcctccatcctccctccacCCTCCCTCCGCCCTCCCTCCGCCCGTCCTCCGCCCTCCCTCTGTCCTCCCTCCGCCTGTCCTCTGCCTGTCCTCCGTCCTCCCTCCGCCCTCCCTCCGCCCGTCCTCCGCCCTCCCTCCGTCCTCCCTCCTCtgtcctcctccctcctcccgtCCTCCGCCCTCCCTCCGTCCTCTCTGCCCTCCCTCCTCCGCCCTCCCTCCGCCTGTCCCTCCGtcctccatcctccctccaACCTCCCTCCGCCCTCCCTCCGCCCGTCCTCCGCCTGTCCTCTGCCCGTCCTCCGCCCGTCCTCCGCCCgtcctccttcctccctcctccctccctccgccCGTCCTCCGCCCTCCCTCCGCCCGTCCTCCGCCCATCCTCCGCCCGTCCTCCGCCCGTCCTCCGCCCAtcctccatcctccctccacCCTCCCTCCGCCCTCCTCCGCCCTCCCTCCGCCCGTCCCTCTGCCCTCCCCTCCGCCGTCCTCCATCCTCCCTCTGTCCTCCCTCCGCCCGTCCTCCGCCCAtcctccatcctccctccacCCTCCCTCCGTCCTCCCTCCACCCTCCCTCCTCCCGCCCTCCGCCCTCCCTCCGCCCGTCCTCCGCCTGTCCTCCATCCTCCCTCCGCCCTCCCTCCGCCCGTCCTCCGCCTGtcctccatcctccctccacCCTCACTCCGCCCATCCTCCGCCCTCCCTCCCGcccgtcctcctcctccctcctccttccGTCCTCCGCCCGTCCTCCGCCCAtcctccatcctccctccacCCTCCCTCCGCTTCGTCCTCCGCCCTCCGCCTCCCGCTCCCGTCCTCTCTGCCCTCCCTCCGCCCGTCCTCCGccctccctccatcctccctccGCCCGTCCTCTGCCTGTCCTCCGCCTGTCCTCTGCCTGTCCTCCATCCTCCCTCCGCCGCGCTACGCTAGCCTCTCACCATAA